The following coding sequences lie in one Miscanthus floridulus cultivar M001 chromosome 9, ASM1932011v1, whole genome shotgun sequence genomic window:
- the LOC136479714 gene encoding aspartyl protease family protein At5g10770-like, with product MPQGDVVCSSATTGFVASDPSAFLATPASIPEDPTVPAVALGIVTDSSATGANCSSLASPPVAAVDSSVGVASTSGSVISCSTVRTGGGVQISREAPRDRYLRRLLAADESRANSFQLRDDNDRAAAAATRSGSAEVPLTSGIRFQTLNYVTTIALGSSSSGFGSPAANLTVIVDMGTRPALRPHGLRHLHRGPVQRLRVRGLPQGGHGTSGSYGTTGGGGGNERCYYALAYGDGSFSRGVLATGTVALDGANLDGFVFRCGLSNRGLFGGTAGLMGFGRTELSLVSQTTSWYDGSRAAAWASPYAMRVVPPTAAPVMLRK from the exons ATGCCTCAGGGGGACGTCGTTTGCTCCTCGGCCACCACCGGCTTCGTCGCCTCGGACCCTAGTGCTTTCTTGGCAACTCCAGCTTCTATTCCCGAAGACCCGACGGTTCCCGCCGTTGCCTTGGGTATTGTCACCGACTCGTCTGCTACTGGCGCCAATTGTTCGTCGCTAGCAAGTCCGCCAGTGGCCGCGGTTGACTCCTCCGTCGGCGTTGCCTCCACCTCAGGTTCAGTCATCAGCTGTTCGACAGTCCGGACTGGTGGG GGCGTGCAAATAAGCAGAGAGGCCCCCCGCGACCGCTACCTCCGCCGTCTCCTCGCAGCCGACGAATCGCGTGCCAACTCATTCCAGCTCCGCGACGACAACGACAGGGCAGCGGCAGCGGCCACGCGATCCGGCTCGGCAGAGGTCCCGCTGACCTCTGGCATCCGGTTCCAGACGCTCAACTACGTCACCACCATCGcgctcggcagcagcagctccggctTTGGCTCCCCCGCCGCGAACCTCACCGTCATCGTGGACATGGGAA CGCGACCCGCTCTTCGACCCCACGGGCTCCGCCACCTACATCGCGGTCCGGTGCAACGCCTCCGCGTGCGCGGCCTCCCTCAAGGCGGCCACGGCACGTCGGGATCCTACGGTACCACCGGCGGCGGGGGAGGCAACGAGAGGTGCTACTACGCGTTGGCATACGGCGACGGGTCCTTCAGCCGCGGTGTGCTCGCCACGGGCACGGTCGCGCTCGACGGCGCCAACCTAGACGGGTTCGTGTTCAGGTGCGGGCTCAGCAACCGCGGCCTGTTCGGCGGCACGGCGGGGCTCATGGGCTTCGGCCGCACCGAGCTGTCCCTGGTCTCCCAGACCACGTCCTGGTACGATGGCTCGAGGGCAGCGGCATGGGCGAGCCCCTACGCCATGAGGGTGGTGCCGCCGACGGCCGCGCCGGTGATGTTGAGGAAGTAG
- the LOC136479715 gene encoding 3-ketoacyl-CoA synthase 19-like: MRDDVAAYNLSGMGCAAVLVAVDLARSTMHARSRSQSPRRPTLALVVSAECITPNCYAGVDRSMKLGHCLFRCGGSAVLLTTDTALLGRAKMELRVVERTTVAGADDAHLAIVQREDGDGLVGISLSKSLPKVAVRAFTANMTRLAPRILPVRELALFAAVVAW, encoded by the coding sequence ATGCGCGACGACGTCGCGGCCTACAACCTCTCCGGGATGGGATGCGCCGCCGTGCTCGTGGCCGTGGACCTTGCCCGGAGCACCATGCACGCACGATCCCGGTCCCAGTCCCCGCGGCGCCCGACGCTGGCGCTCGTCGTCTCCGCAGAGTGCATCACGCCCAACTGCTATGCGGGCGTCGACAGGTCCATGAAGCTGGGCCACTGCCTCTTCCGCTGCGGCGGCTCGGCCGTGCTGCTCACCACCGACACGGCGCTTCTTGGGCGCGCCAAGATGGAGCTCCGCGTCGTGGAGCGCACCACCGTCGCCGGCGCCGACGATGCGCACTTGGCCATCGTGCAGCGCGAGGACGGCGACGGCCTCGTCGGCATCAGCCTCAGCAAGTCGCTCCCCAAGGTCGCCGTCCGAGCCTTCACCGCCAACATGACGCGCCTCGCGCCGCGCATCCTCCCCGTCAGGGAGCTCGCCCTGTTCGCAGCCGTCGTGGCGTGGTGA
- the LOC136483672 gene encoding receptor protein-tyrosine kinase CEPR2-like, producing the protein MRGQILAYLPLNLITLLSLFLSCTCQIDSQTQALLQFKAGLNDPLNHLVSWTNATSKCRFFGVRCDDDSTGSGTVTEISLSSMNLSGGISPSVGALHGLARLKLDSNSLSGPVPPELAKCTQLRFLNLSYNSLAGELPDLSALTALQALDVENNAFTGRFPAWVGNLSGLTTLSVGMNSYDPGETPPMIGNLRNLTYLYLAGSSLTGVIPDSIFGLTALETLDMSMNNLAGVIQPAIGKLRNLWKIELYKNNLAGELPPELGELTKLREIDVSQNQISGRIPAAFAALTGFTVIQLYHNNLSGPIPAEWGDLRYLTSFSIYENRFSGEFPANFGRFSPLNSVDISENAFVGPFPRYLCRGNNLQFLLALQNGFSGEFPEEYAACKSLQRFRINKNRFTGDLPDGLWGLPAATIIDVSDNEFTGAMSPLIGQAQSLNQLWLQNNNLSGAIPPEIGRLGQVQKLYLSNNSFSGSIPSEIGSLSQLTALHLEDNEFSGALPDDIGGCIRLVEIDVSQNALSGPIPASLSLLSSLNSLNLSNNELSGPIPTSLQALKLSSIDFSSNQLTGNVPPGLLVLAGGSQAFARNPGLCVDGRSDLGVCNVDGGHKDGLATKSQLVLVLVLVSATLLLVAGILFVSYRSFKLEELKKRDLEHGDGCGQWKLESFHPLELDADEICAVGEENLIGSGGTGRVYRLELKGRGGGGGGVVAVKRLWKGNAERVMAAEMAILGKVRHRNILKLHACLSRGELNFIVYEYMPRGNLHQALRREAKGSGRPELDWQRRCKIALGAAKGLMYLHHDCTPAIIHRDIKSTNILLDEDYEAKIADFGIAKVAEDSSDSEFSCFAGTHGYLAPELAYSLKVTEKTDVYSFGVVLLELVTGRSPIDPRFGEGRDIVSWLSSKLASESLDDVLDPRVAVLARERDDILKVLKIAVLCTAKLPAGRPTMRDVVKMLTDAGAGPCSPRGKPPSRVCSDKSCC; encoded by the exons ATGAGAGGACAAATCCTTGCCTACCTCCCTCTGAATCTGATCACACTCCTCTCGCTCTTCCTGAGCTGCACCTGTCAAATCGACTCCCAAACACAAGCCCTCCTCCAGTTCAAGGCCGGGCTGAACGACCCTCTGAACCACCTCGTGTCATGGACGAACGCCACCTCCAAGTGTCGCTTCTTCGGCGTCCGGTGCGACGACGACAGCACCGGCTCCGGCACGGTCACCGAGATCTCGCTGTCGAGCATGAACCTCTCCGGTGGGATCTCGCCGTCCGTTGGGGCGCTGCACGGCCTGGCGCGGCTTAAGCTCGACTCCAACTCGCTCTCGGGGCCCGTGCCGCCTGAGCTGGCGAAATGCACGCAGCTCCGGTTCCTGAACCTGTCCTACAACAGCCTCGCCGGGGAGCTGCCGGACCTGTCCGCGCTGACGGCGCTCCAGGCCCTCGACGTCGAGAACAATGCCTTCACCGGGCGCTTCCCGGCGTGGGTCGGCAACCTGTCCGGCCTCACCACGCTCAGCGTCGGCATGAACAGCTACGACCCAGGGGAGACGCCGCCGATGATCGGCAACCTCAGGAACCTGACGTACCTGTACCTGGCGGGCAGCAGCTTGACGGGAGTGATACCAGACTCCATCTTCGGGCTCACCGCGCTGGAGACGCTGGACATGTCCATGAACAATCTCGCCGGCGTGATCCAGCCGGCCATCGGAAAACTCCGGAACCTGTGGAAGATCGAGCTGTACAAGAACAACCTCGCTGGCGAGCTCCCGCCGGAGCTCGGGGAACTGACCAAGCTGCGGGAGATCGACGTGTCCCAGAACCAGATCAGCGGCAGGATCCCGGCGGCGTTCGCGGCGCTCACGGGGTTCACGGTCATCCAGCTCTACCACAATAACCTGTCCGGGCCGATCCCGGCGGAGTGGGGCGACCTGCGGTACCTCACGAGCTTCTCCATCTACGAGAACCGATTCTCCGGCGAGTTCCCGGCCAACTTCGGCCGGTTCTCACCGCTCAACAGCGTCGACATCTCCGAGAACGCCTTCGTCGGGCCTTTCCCGAGGTACCTGTGCCGCGGCAACAACCTCCAGTTCCTTCTCGCTCTCCAGAACGGCTTCTCCGGCGAGTTCCCGGAGGAGTACGCGGCGTGCAAGAGCCTGCAACGCTTCCGGATCAACAAGAACCGGTTCACCGGCGACCTCCCGGATGGCCTGTGGGGGCTCCCGGCGGCGACGATCATCGACGTGTCCGACAACGAGTTCACCGGAGCCATGTCGCCGCTGATCGGGCAGGCGCAGAGCCTCAACCAGCTGTGGCTGCAGAACAACAACCTCAGCGGGGCAATACCGCCGGAAATCGGCCGGCTCGGGCAGGTGCAGAAGCTCTACCTGTCCAACAACTCCTTCTCGGGCTCCATACCGTCGGAGATCGGGAGCCTGTCTCAGCTGACGGCGCTGCACCTGGAGGACAACGAGTTCAGCGGCGCCTTGCCGGACGACATCGGCGGCTGCATCAGGCTCGTCGAGATCGACGTCTCCCAGAACGCGCTGTCCGGGCCGATTCCGGCCTCGCTGTCGCTGCTGTCGTCGCTCAACTCGCTCAACCTCTCCAACAACGAGCTCAGCGGGCCGATCCCGACGAGCCTCCAGGCGCTCAAGCTCAGCTCCATCGACTTCTCCTCCAACCAGCTCACCGGGAACGTTCCGCCGGGGCTTCTGGTGCTCGCCGGCGGCAGCCAGGCGTTTGCCCGAAACCCCGGACTCTGCGTTGACGGCAGGTCCGACCTCGGCGTCTGCAACGTGGACGGCGGCCACAAGGACGGCCTCGCCACGAAGTCGCAGCTTGTGCTGGTGCTGGTCCTTGTCTCGGCGACGCTGCTGCTCGTGGCCGGCATCCTGTTTGTGAGCTACCGGAGCTTCAAGCTCGAGGAGCTCAAGAAGAGGGACCTGGAGCACGGCGACGGGTGCGGGCAGTGGAAGCTGGAGTCGTTCCACCCGCTGGAGCTGGACGCCGACGAGATCTGCGCCGTCGGGGAGGAGAACCTAATCGGGTCGGGCGGCACGGGGCGCGTGTACCGGCTGGAGCTCaagggccgcggcggcggcggcggcggcgtggtggccgTGAAGCGGCTGTGGAAGGGCAACGCGGAGCGGGTGATGGCCGCCGAGATGGCCATCCTCGGCAAGGTCCGGCACCGGAACATCCTCAAGCTGCACGCGTGCCTGTCGCGCGGCGAGCTCAACTTCATCGTCTACGAGTACATGCCGCGCGGCAACCTGCACCAGGCGCTCCGGCGGGAGGCCAAGGGCAGCGGGCGCCCGGAGCTGGACTGGCAGCGCCGCTGCAAGATCGCGCTCGGCGCGGCCAAGGGGCTCATGTACCTCCACCACGACTGCACGCCGGCCATCATCCACCGCGACATCAAGTCCACCAACATCCTGCTCGACGAGGACTACGAGGCCAAGATCGCCGACTTCGGCATCGCCAAGGTCGCCGAGGATTCCTCCGACTCCGAGTTCAGCTGCTTCGCCGGAACCCATGGCTACCTCGCGCCCG AGCTGGCCTACTCGCTCAAAGTGACGGAGAAGAcggacgtgtacagcttcggcgtgGTGCTGCTGGAGCTGGTCACCGGCCGGAGCCCGATCGACCCGCGCTTCGGCGAGGGCAGGGACATCGTGTCCTGGCTGTCCAGCAAGCTCGCCTCGGAGAGCCTCGACGACGTCCTGGACCCGCGGGTCGCCGTGCTGGCCAGGGAGAGGGACGACATTCTCAAGGTGCTCAAGATCGCCGTGCTTTGCACCGCCAAGCTGCCGGCGGGCCGGCCGACCATGAGAGACGTGGTAAAGATGCTCACCGATGCCGGCGCGGGCCCCTGCAGCCCGCGCGGCAAGCCGCCGTCAAGGGTCTGCAGCGACAAGAGCTGCTGCTGA